The genomic segment ACCGCCTCGGCCGTATCGCTCACTAGGATGCCCGACAGCGCACGACCGTCGGCGGTGACCAACGTATAGCTCAAGTAATCAGGCGCCACCTGACGACTAGGATCGAGCACGTCCACGAGCAAAGTCTCTTTAGGGCGTCCGCCGATACCTGACAGATCAGGCCCTACCTGGCGCCCCAAACCGAACATGTGATGGCAAGTGAAGCAGTGGGCTTTGAAGAGAGCCGCGCCGTGGACCCGATCGGCCGGCAGGTCGAGGGCGGCGCGGTACTTGGTCAGCACATCGTCGCGCGCGGCGGGTGCCGCGGCGGCGAAGATGCGTTCGGCGCGCGCCGCCAACTCGGCATCGCGGTTCTTGCCGAAGGCTGTGCGGACGACCGGATCAATCTCGGCGGGACGCACGACCTGGCGATCGAGCGCGTCGACAAACTCCCGGCTGGCCAGCGGCGATTCCAACGCTGCGGCACTGATCGTGCGGCGACGCGAAGGAGCGTACGTCCCCCATCCATCCAATAAGCCTCGCACGGCCACCGCATCGGCCCTGCGGCAAATCGCCGTGATGGCCGCATCGCCGGTCTCGCCCGGCTCGGTCGTCAATGGTACGAGTTTGCCGACTTCCACCGCTGAGCCCAGGTCGCGCAGCACCCGCACCGCCAGCACGCGATACGAGGGTGCTGCATCGCGATCGAGCGCCAAAGTCAGAACGCGATCGAGAACAGGATTCAGCCGGGCGGCCCGACGCAATGTCTGCTCTTCAACGCTGCTGTTTTGGCCAGCACCGGTCGCGGGCAGGGGCTGACGATCGGCAGCCGCCGCTCCGGCCAGCATCGCCAGCTGGCCAGGCGCCAACTGGGGTTTTGCGGGATCGTTGACCGACGCCAGCAACTCCTCGGTAATTGTCGGTTGGCCTGGCGCCGCAAACTGCTCGGCCAACTGCTCCAAGGCCTCGAGCTGGGCCTGCGACGGTTCGAATAGCCACGAAGACTGGCGGGCGATCAATCCCTGGGCAAACGGCAGCGCGGCATTCGCAGCCCCCGCCGAGATCGCACGGGCTAGCCAACCATCCGCGTCCGGTTGCTCGCTAAGTTGCGCGAGAGCCGGCAATTTGTCCTGTCCGGAAAGGCCTCCCAAGACGCGGGCCAAGCGGATTTGCACGCGTATGTCGGAATCGTTGGCCAACGCCAGGCAGGCCCGCCGGAGCGTAGGCGATACAGCCCAGGAAATGGGCGCGATCTGCAACGCCTGTGCGCGCACAGGCGCCGCCGGATGCCGTAACGCCGCCAGCAGCAACTTTCCGTCGAGCGCATCGAGCCCCACTAGCGCCCATAGCGCCGTCGCTGCGACGAGCGGGTCAGCGCTCTCCGTCTGACTGGCGAGCAAAGGAACGGCAGATTTATCCGCACGCTCGACCAGCAATCGTTGCGCTGTGTCGCGCCACCAGCCGTTACGGTCAGCCAAGTGGGCAACCAGCTGCGCCGTGGTAGCCTTGCTTAATTGCGGCTGCCGGTGCGTAAAGTCGCCTCGTCGGCGGACGCGCCAAATGCGGCCATGAGCGGAACCCTCTTGCCAGGCCACCTTGTCGCGCCAGGCGCCGGCCACGAACTGTGGATGTTCGACCCAGCGACGATAGAAATCGGCTATGTACAAGGAACCGTCGGGCGCCGTGGCATGATTGACCGGATGAAACCAGGGATCGGCGCCAGCGAGAAACTCGCGGCCCGTGTCACCTCGACGCGATACGAACGTCGGCCCCTCGGGCACCAACTCGCGCCGATGGACCAGGCCCGAGAGCGACTCGCCCGCAAACGCGTTGCCGGCATATCGCGGTCCGAGATTGTCGCCGCGATAGATAGTCAGGCCGGCCAGAGCATTGTAATGATTTGTCGACTCGCGATTGAATGTCTGTGGACGCGGCGCGATCGGAAACACCTCGCCTGAGTCGCTTGGGTCGGCGAGATTCGTGACGGCATAGCGGGCCAGATGCGGATTGCGCGCCACGTCGATCTCGTCCAACACCGCCTGTCGGACGGGAATCGTGTTCCAGGACAGGAAGCGGTTGCCCCAATCATCGCGCGATTGGCCAAACTGGCTTTGGCCGAAGATTGGTGCGAAGCCGCTAAAGTCTGGGCGGAAGCGAAAATCCTGCGTGCGAATCGAGATGGCCTGTTCCGCTGGCTCGGTGGGTCGCCGGATGGCGCCATCGCTGCGGCCGTTGGCTCCATAGATCCAGTTATCTAGCCCCCAAGTAAGTCCATTGACGCGTAACTGTTGGTTTCCTTCACCAAAGCCGGTGAAGACAACGCGGCGCTCGTCGGCCACACCATCGCCGTCGGTGTCGCGGAGAAACAGCAGGTCGGGCGCAGCCGTCACCAGCAGGCCGTCTCCGATACACAAAACGCCGTTGGGAAAATTCAGCTTGTCGGCAAAGATCGTGGCCGTCTCATAAAGACCGTCGCTATCGCGATCGATCAACCGGCGGATCGTGCCCGCAGTGGGCCCGACGGGGTAGTCGCGCATTTCGGCAACAAACATCGCGCCATCGGCATCCCAACAGATAGCCACTGGGCTGATGACGTTGGGCTCGGCGGCGACCAGTTCGACGATCAATTCAGGATCGGCCAATTGGAAAGATGCCAGCTCATCCTGCGGAGTCCGGGCCGCCATCTCTGGCAATTCGTCGGCCTCGGCCGCGCAGGCCAGGCACCCGACGATGGCAATACCGGCTGCGGCGCGGATGAATACGCGCCGCAGGCCTCGGGCAATGCCATACAGCCCAGCGATGGATCGCCCTGGGATGAATCCCGGGGAGAACGATGCGTGCAATGTCGATGCCTGCAATCGTGGCCGCCCAGGCAATGTCCCTCCGTTCAAGACACGTGCGCTCATCGCGATTTACCCGACTTAAGCTCGCCGAGCATCGAGACCACTTGGTCGGCGATGCGCTCCCCTGTGCCCGGCTCAGCGTAGCTGTGCCAACCCATCCACGTCTGATAGCCGCCGAGTTCGTACCCCTCGCGGTCGGGCACATAGCCGATCCAGTCGTTGGCCAGTTCCGCTACCAACGTGTCTTTGATGGGTGAGCGATGTTTGATGTCGACCCCCAGCGACGTGAAGTATTCGGCCGGGACGCCGACGATCGCTACGTCGCCGATCAACATAACTTGCAGCCAGGTCTTGCGCTCGCGGCCTTGCTCTGGCTTCATCTCCAGCCGCATCTGGCGGAACACCGCGGCAATAGCGTCGGCGTGATCTGGCGCACGTTTGCGGCAGTACGAGAGGACCTTGGCGTCTTCGGTTGCCTCGTCGAAATTGCGAACGCGGAATGTAAACGGTCGCTTGAGTGCCGCGATGCGTTCGACCGGACGCGTCTCGGCCTTGGCCAGCGCCCCTGTCACGGCTTGCTTCATGCGCGTGATGGCGTCGGCCGTGGTGACACCGCCGATATTGTGCGTCGAGCCCGACGCTCCTTCCAGGAAGCAGACCGTGGTATCGAGTTCTTTTTCGAGTTCTTGCGCGGCGAGCCCATAAAAAGACGGCGAGCGAACATTGGGCCGCAGCGTGCCAATGGTGTGCGTCGAGTGATTAAAAATCAATCCCCGCAAGTGATCGCCAGGCCCATAAAACGCCAGCACCGGCAATTGCGGATCGAATGGACCCGTTGGCCGCACGGCGTCTTCGCGCGAGCCAATCCAATAGATCGTATTGTCCGAAAGCAGCAGGCGACTGTTGGCCCCCACCGTGCTTTCCTCCCCCAAACGATAGGCAAACCGGCAGTTGTCTGTCCGGCGTCCGTCGGCTTGCTCGACAGCGCGCACGATGCCATCAACGACGTTCTTGACAAAATCCGGCTCGGGACCGTATCCGTGAACCCGCACCGTGCTGGGTGCCGAATGGGTGTGGGTCGCGTTCACCAATAGGTGATCGGCCGGGATGGCACAACGACGATCGATTTCCGTCGCCGCGGCCTGCACCATGGCGTCGGTGACAAAGAGTACGTCGCACGCCACGATAGCAAACTTGCCAGACGTGGGATGTTCGAGCACGACAGCGACGGCGCGCAAAGAGCCTTCTTGCCCTTGCACCTTACCACCACCGATACCGCCGGCAATGGTCATCTCGTCGGTCGCCGTAAAATCAGCGGCGCCGGCGCCGACCTTGAGCGACGATTCGGCCGCCCCGCCCATTGTGGGTGAAGTCACCATGATTGCCAGTACGATGCCGAGCAGGCCGCGCCGTGCCGCGACAGTGCGCAGAAAATTGCCGCCTATCATTCTGTTGTCATCCATCAAGGGGTCTCTTAGAGGCGAGATCCGGGGGGGCCGGGTAGCAGCAGGACTGCAGGCTTACAGAGTAGCCCAACCGCGGCGCTCTGCAACCAGGGGCCGCTCCCCGAGCTTCAGGGCATCAAAGCGTGCCAAGGGCCTGCCCCGCGGCCGACCACGCGAAAGGTGTCGCAAACATTCTGCAAAGATAATTTGGCCGTCGGCCGCAGATCGCATGAAGGATCTGGGGTTATGGTCGCGACAGGCAAAGC from the Pirellulales bacterium genome contains:
- a CDS encoding PVC-type heme-binding CxxCH protein, which encodes MSARVLNGGTLPGRPRLQASTLHASFSPGFIPGRSIAGLYGIARGLRRVFIRAAAGIAIVGCLACAAEADELPEMAARTPQDELASFQLADPELIVELVAAEPNVISPVAICWDADGAMFVAEMRDYPVGPTAGTIRRLIDRDSDGLYETATIFADKLNFPNGVLCIGDGLLVTAAPDLLFLRDTDGDGVADERRVVFTGFGEGNQQLRVNGLTWGLDNWIYGANGRSDGAIRRPTEPAEQAISIRTQDFRFRPDFSGFAPIFGQSQFGQSRDDWGNRFLSWNTIPVRQAVLDEIDVARNPHLARYAVTNLADPSDSGEVFPIAPRPQTFNRESTNHYNALAGLTIYRGDNLGPRYAGNAFAGESLSGLVHRRELVPEGPTFVSRRGDTGREFLAGADPWFHPVNHATAPDGSLYIADFYRRWVEHPQFVAGAWRDKVAWQEGSAHGRIWRVRRRGDFTHRQPQLSKATTAQLVAHLADRNGWWRDTAQRLLVERADKSAVPLLASQTESADPLVAATALWALVGLDALDGKLLLAALRHPAAPVRAQALQIAPISWAVSPTLRRACLALANDSDIRVQIRLARVLGGLSGQDKLPALAQLSEQPDADGWLARAISAGAANAALPFAQGLIARQSSWLFEPSQAQLEALEQLAEQFAAPGQPTITEELLASVNDPAKPQLAPGQLAMLAGAAAADRQPLPATGAGQNSSVEEQTLRRAARLNPVLDRVLTLALDRDAAPSYRVLAVRVLRDLGSAVEVGKLVPLTTEPGETGDAAITAICRRADAVAVRGLLDGWGTYAPSRRRTISAAALESPLASREFVDALDRQVVRPAEIDPVVRTAFGKNRDAELAARAERIFAAAAPAARDDVLTKYRAALDLPADRVHGAALFKAHCFTCHHMFGLGRQVGPDLSGIGGRPKETLLVDVLDPSRQVAPDYLSYTLVTADGRALSGILVSDTAEAVTLRRGEGADDTILKRDIDELQAAGKSLMPEGLEQRLTVQDVADILGFLTLPDRRLLEQP